In Chitinophaga nivalis, a single genomic region encodes these proteins:
- a CDS encoding glycosyltransferase family 2 protein — protein MLTATSTISLLISTYNWPAALALCLNSIRTQTILPDEVIIADDGSKDETRELILNMKKNFPVPIIHVWQEDNGFRLAKIRNKGIARSSSDYIIQIDGDLILDKHFIEDHMSIAEEGYFITGSRALLSSNTTSKLFRDPNIPISYTSTPFSHFFNAVRFAPLTRYLSTRYKVGGKYKYYVKGCNMSFWKKDLITVNGYDENFIGWGMEDNDIAVRLLNAGVRKKFIKMGGVAFHLYHRENSRGKHQANSILVKAAVSSKKIKAEKGILEYLVH, from the coding sequence ATGCTAACAGCCACATCTACAATATCGTTGTTGATTTCTACATACAATTGGCCTGCAGCCTTAGCTTTATGTCTTAACAGTATTAGAACACAAACTATCCTGCCGGATGAAGTAATTATAGCGGATGATGGTTCCAAAGATGAAACCAGGGAATTAATTCTTAATATGAAGAAGAATTTCCCCGTACCCATTATTCATGTTTGGCAGGAAGATAACGGTTTCCGGCTGGCAAAGATCAGGAATAAGGGCATTGCCCGGTCGTCTTCGGATTATATTATCCAGATCGACGGGGATCTTATTCTTGATAAACATTTTATTGAAGATCATATGTCTATAGCGGAAGAAGGTTATTTCATCACCGGTAGCCGGGCCCTGCTTTCGTCTAATACCACCTCCAAATTATTCCGCGATCCAAATATTCCTATCAGTTATACTTCTACTCCTTTCAGTCATTTTTTCAATGCGGTCCGCTTTGCACCGCTCACCCGTTATTTATCAACGCGGTATAAAGTAGGCGGCAAATACAAATATTATGTAAAAGGCTGCAATATGTCTTTCTGGAAAAAAGACCTGATCACTGTCAACGGATATGATGAGAACTTTATTGGCTGGGGCATGGAAGACAATGATATTGCGGTACGGCTGCTGAATGCAGGCGTTCGCAAAAAATTTATCAAAATGGGCGGCGTAGCTTTCCATTTGTACCACCGGGAAAATTCCAGGGGTAAACATCAGGCCAACAGTATATTGGTGAAGGCCGCTGTGAGCAGCAAAAAAATAAAAGCAGAAAAAGGAATATTGGAATACTTGGTTCATTAA
- a CDS encoding GNAT family N-acetyltransferase has product MITYRKADIGDITQLTHLRLQFLKEVYPKADLSQDPVLFDQLTVYLQEHLPKGNFVNWFAEYEGKPVASAGIVFYNQPPLYHNLEGKVGYILNVYTLPDYRRKGIAKVLFGKILEEARERNTGKVSLHASEDGRALYEQFGFVAGDNEMTFRLTQI; this is encoded by the coding sequence ATGATTACCTACAGAAAAGCGGATATCGGTGATATCACGCAGCTGACTCATTTAAGGCTGCAATTTCTGAAAGAGGTATACCCCAAAGCTGATCTATCCCAGGACCCCGTGTTATTTGATCAGTTAACAGTGTACCTGCAGGAACATCTGCCCAAAGGCAATTTCGTAAACTGGTTTGCTGAATATGAAGGTAAACCGGTAGCCAGTGCAGGTATTGTGTTTTATAATCAACCCCCGCTATACCACAACCTGGAAGGTAAAGTTGGCTACATCCTCAATGTATACACCCTGCCCGACTATCGCCGCAAAGGCATTGCAAAAGTATTATTCGGTAAAATACTGGAAGAAGCCCGCGAACGTAACACCGGAAAAGTAAGTTTACATGCCAGCGAAGACGGAAGAGCCCTATACGAACAATTTGGCTTTGTAGCCGGAGATAATGAAATGACTTTCAGACTGACACAGATATAA
- the cyoE gene encoding heme o synthase codes for MLQENSIKLSSSYAVASKVKDYSQLMKFNLTFMVVFSSVVGYLLVPGVEFNLIKVLLLFAGGLLVSGSANTINQIWEKNTDKLMARTAPRPLPSGRMTEGEAIVVAVITGVAGILIMGYCFNWLAAALSLFSLVMYGFVYTPWKKWNSLAVLVGAIPGALPPLIGWVAGANNLDEGGWSLFAIQFLWQFPHFWAIAWIAHKDYTTAGFKLLPANGEPNKLTAIQAALYTLLLIPAGVAPYLLKITGGISAIIAILGGVFFLYRAINLYRKNDVPAARKLMFGSYIYLTVIQLSQLLDKA; via the coding sequence ATGTTGCAAGAAAACTCCATAAAGTTGTCGTCATCGTATGCAGTAGCCAGCAAAGTGAAGGATTATTCTCAGCTAATGAAATTTAATCTCACTTTCATGGTCGTGTTTTCCTCTGTTGTGGGTTATTTGCTGGTGCCGGGGGTGGAGTTTAATCTGATCAAAGTTCTTTTATTATTTGCTGGTGGTTTACTGGTTTCCGGATCAGCTAATACCATCAACCAGATATGGGAAAAAAATACAGATAAGCTGATGGCACGTACCGCGCCACGCCCTTTACCTTCCGGTCGTATGACAGAAGGAGAAGCGATCGTGGTAGCAGTAATTACCGGTGTGGCAGGTATCCTGATTATGGGATATTGCTTCAACTGGTTGGCTGCAGCACTTAGCCTGTTTTCATTGGTGATGTACGGTTTCGTATACACCCCCTGGAAAAAATGGAATTCACTGGCCGTACTGGTAGGTGCTATTCCTGGCGCACTGCCACCGTTGATCGGATGGGTAGCCGGCGCCAATAACCTGGATGAAGGCGGCTGGTCTTTATTTGCTATTCAATTCCTGTGGCAGTTCCCGCATTTCTGGGCTATCGCCTGGATTGCACACAAGGATTATACAACAGCAGGCTTTAAATTATTGCCAGCTAACGGCGAGCCTAATAAGCTTACCGCTATTCAGGCGGCTTTATATACTTTATTGCTGATCCCGGCTGGTGTAGCACCTTACCTGCTGAAGATCACAGGTGGCATTTCTGCCATTATTGCTATTCTGGGTGGTGTTTTTTTCCTTTACAGAGCTATTAACCTGTATAGAAAGAACGATGTTCCTGCAGCGCGGAAGCTGATGTTCGGATCTTATATTTATCTGACAGTGATTCAGCTCTCGCAATTGTTGGACAAAGCTTAA
- the meaB gene encoding methylmalonyl Co-A mutase-associated GTPase MeaB, translated as MYQPLAAGLLKGDIKSLARCISLVENEAAGYEQLLEQLPATSHTKVVGITGPPGAGKSTLVNALITHLLEQQKKIAIIAVDPSSPFNFGALLGDRIRMSQHFNHPQVFIRSMASRGALGGLSPKIIEVSDIIKAAGFDYLFIETVGVGQSEVEIAGIADTTIVVVVPEAGDEIQTMKAGLMEIADIFVVNKSDRDHADIFVKNLRLLAHSKHNGGWEIPVIKSIATQREGIHEITTAIQQHHQETIHQHQRHTLLLTEKAYQLIQYRRMKDLSKQQLQSEIQALLEEKSFNLYRYINTKS; from the coding sequence ATGTACCAGCCATTAGCAGCAGGATTGTTGAAAGGAGATATTAAATCACTGGCACGGTGTATTTCTCTGGTTGAAAATGAAGCAGCCGGCTATGAGCAGCTGCTGGAACAGTTACCCGCTACCAGCCATACCAAGGTGGTAGGCATCACGGGCCCTCCCGGCGCTGGCAAAAGCACCCTGGTAAATGCGCTGATTACCCATCTGCTGGAGCAACAGAAAAAAATTGCCATCATTGCCGTAGATCCTTCTTCTCCTTTTAATTTCGGCGCCCTGCTGGGCGACCGCATCCGGATGTCGCAACACTTCAACCACCCACAGGTATTTATCCGCTCTATGGCCAGCAGAGGCGCATTGGGCGGGTTAAGCCCGAAAATCATTGAAGTCAGCGATATCATCAAAGCTGCCGGCTTTGACTATCTTTTCATTGAAACAGTAGGCGTAGGACAAAGTGAAGTGGAAATTGCCGGTATTGCCGATACCACCATTGTAGTGGTAGTACCCGAAGCCGGCGATGAAATACAAACCATGAAAGCCGGACTGATGGAGATTGCAGACATCTTTGTTGTCAACAAATCTGACCGGGATCATGCGGACATTTTTGTTAAAAACCTGCGGTTACTGGCCCACAGCAAGCATAACGGCGGCTGGGAAATTCCGGTTATCAAATCTATTGCTACACAACGGGAAGGGATACACGAAATCACTACTGCCATACAGCAACATCACCAGGAAACCATACATCAACACCAGCGACATACGCTACTGCTCACCGAAAAAGCATACCAGCTTATTCAGTACCGTCGTATGAAAGACCTCAGCAAACAGCAACTGCAGTCAGAAATTCAAGCCCTGCTGGAGGAAAAATCGTTTAACCTTTATCGTTATATCAATACTAAAAGCTGA
- a CDS encoding DUF420 domain-containing protein produces the protein MELKNKNLNTPITIVSIVIPVLVALLFILPKPDFHPGFDIRILPLFHAILNSATAVLLAASLYFVKNGQVKAHKIANLIAVALSVVFLLSYVTYHSLAPETRFGDLDHNGVLDAAEKATLGGIRYLYYFLLLTHIVLAAVIVPLVLFTLLRGFQNDIPRHRKIARITWPIWFYVAVTGVIVYIMISPYYH, from the coding sequence ATGGAATTGAAGAATAAAAATCTCAACACGCCTATTACCATCGTATCCATTGTTATTCCGGTACTGGTAGCGTTGTTGTTTATTTTGCCCAAACCAGATTTCCATCCTGGATTTGATATCAGAATACTTCCCTTGTTTCATGCGATTCTGAATTCAGCTACAGCAGTGTTGCTGGCGGCCAGCCTGTACTTTGTTAAAAACGGTCAGGTGAAAGCCCATAAAATAGCTAACCTCATCGCAGTGGCCTTATCCGTAGTATTCCTCCTCTCCTATGTGACTTATCATTCCCTGGCGCCGGAAACGCGTTTTGGCGATCTGGATCACAATGGTGTATTGGATGCGGCAGAAAAAGCAACCCTGGGTGGTATTCGTTATCTGTATTATTTCCTGTTGCTCACACACATTGTACTGGCGGCCGTTATCGTGCCACTGGTATTATTCACCCTGTTGCGTGGTTTCCAGAATGATATTCCCCGTCATCGTAAAATAGCCCGTATTACCTGGCCGATCTGGTTCTATGTGGCAGTGACGGGTGTGATTGTTTATATTATGATTTCTCCCTACTACCATTGA
- a CDS encoding chloride channel protein, whose translation MKNIIYPVNQQGLPLIPAAPVPAATVTNTKMGIGRLLQLYLRALLTAILTAIIAIGISGLTDRLMRFAFYGQWETGAESPAYHNLGAAVILLPVAGSLLLLWAAVRNSNWLKIPGMILATATGGSLGKEAPAMLMGGMFGILSGKKDHFLETEQYTLFVAGACSGLAMLFGAPVAALLLALEIWLPQWKWQQVLPAVIGAAVGGAGNYVIHHGNPVFHFGDGPAFNLPALGVYFFIGLLAGLLAGGITRLYHVIQRLTAGSSSRNKGWILAAALLTGLIGYLAPETLGAGDDYISNLLRARVTLQLLFVWSVLKLVAWLFFAGVAKTGSSITPVLITGGAVGLLLAVVIQLIFPAIIINPVMAALIGMFALFAGTSRALLAAIALGLETTHQWQASLPLVVACVAAYSLAVLVGRKRNVEAVR comes from the coding sequence ATGAAGAATATTATCTACCCTGTTAATCAACAAGGTTTACCCCTGATACCAGCTGCACCAGTACCTGCGGCCACAGTCACCAATACAAAGATGGGCATAGGCCGCTTGCTGCAGTTATATCTGCGGGCTTTGCTGACAGCGATCTTAACGGCCATCATAGCGATAGGTATCAGCGGACTGACAGACAGGTTGATGAGGTTTGCCTTCTACGGCCAGTGGGAAACGGGGGCAGAGAGCCCCGCTTATCATAACCTGGGGGCAGCCGTGATCCTGTTGCCGGTGGCTGGTTCCCTGCTATTGCTTTGGGCGGCTGTACGCAACAGTAACTGGCTGAAAATACCGGGTATGATCCTGGCTACGGCTACGGGTGGCTCGTTGGGAAAAGAAGCCCCGGCCATGCTGATGGGCGGGATGTTTGGCATCCTGTCCGGAAAAAAAGACCACTTCCTGGAAACGGAACAGTATACGTTATTTGTAGCCGGCGCCTGCAGTGGGCTGGCGATGTTGTTTGGAGCACCAGTAGCCGCTTTGCTGCTGGCGCTGGAGATATGGTTGCCTCAGTGGAAATGGCAACAGGTGTTACCGGCAGTGATAGGGGCCGCAGTGGGAGGCGCTGGGAATTATGTAATACACCATGGGAATCCCGTATTTCATTTCGGGGATGGTCCCGCATTCAACCTGCCGGCACTCGGTGTATATTTTTTTATAGGATTGCTCGCCGGGTTATTGGCGGGAGGTATTACCCGGTTATATCATGTTATACAACGGCTGACAGCCGGCAGCAGCTCCCGCAATAAAGGGTGGATATTGGCAGCGGCCTTGCTGACAGGCCTGATAGGCTATCTGGCGCCGGAAACATTGGGAGCAGGAGATGATTATATCAGCAACCTCTTAAGGGCACGTGTCACCTTGCAATTATTGTTTGTATGGAGTGTCCTGAAACTGGTGGCCTGGTTGTTTTTTGCAGGTGTGGCAAAAACCGGCAGCAGCATTACCCCGGTACTGATTACTGGCGGGGCAGTAGGACTGTTACTGGCTGTGGTAATACAATTGATATTTCCGGCTATTATCATTAACCCGGTCATGGCAGCATTGATCGGTATGTTCGCTTTGTTTGCCGGTACTTCCCGGGCGTTGCTGGCGGCGATAGCGCTGGGCCTGGAAACGACGCACCAGTGGCAGGCATCGCTGCCGTTAGTGGTGGCATGTGTGGCTGCATATAGTTTGGCAGTACTGGTGGGAAGAAAAAGAAACGTGGAAGCTGTCAGGTAA
- a CDS encoding LON peptidase substrate-binding domain-containing protein encodes MTNFISIFPLSVVVYPGEQLNLHVFEPRYKQLIMECIAENKPFGIPAVVEKKLMEYGTLVQIEKVEKIYDNKEMDIVTRGLSVFRVLEYVGDIPDKLYGGAIVNYPENNESGNARLLKEVLHGVRELHAILQVHKTFKKEDTRLTAYDLAHHAGLSLEEEYELLHLFFESQRLEYLKRHLHKVIPMMAEMEKLKERVKLNGHFRNLSADDL; translated from the coding sequence ATGACCAATTTCATTTCCATATTTCCGCTCAGCGTAGTTGTTTATCCCGGAGAGCAGCTGAATCTACACGTTTTTGAACCACGATACAAGCAGTTAATTATGGAATGCATCGCGGAAAATAAGCCTTTTGGCATTCCCGCCGTGGTAGAAAAAAAATTAATGGAATATGGCACCCTGGTACAGATTGAAAAAGTAGAAAAAATTTATGACAATAAAGAAATGGATATAGTGACGCGTGGCCTCAGTGTTTTCAGGGTTCTGGAGTATGTAGGCGACATACCTGATAAGTTGTATGGCGGAGCTATTGTCAACTACCCGGAAAATAATGAATCGGGTAATGCCAGGCTGTTGAAAGAGGTGCTGCATGGGGTACGGGAACTGCATGCCATTCTGCAGGTGCACAAAACATTTAAAAAAGAAGATACCCGGCTCACTGCCTACGATCTGGCCCATCACGCAGGACTGTCGCTGGAAGAAGAGTATGAGCTGTTGCACCTGTTTTTCGAATCTCAACGGCTGGAATACCTGAAACGCCATCTGCACAAGGTGATTCCCATGATGGCAGAAATGGAAAAACTGAAAGAAAGAGTGAAACTGAATGGCCATTTCAGAAATCTTTCTGCAGATGACCTGTAA
- a CDS encoding cytochrome c oxidase subunit 3 — MHTMGIERKKIHPHKYSLWIAMGSITMMFIGFTSAYIVKRSQANWLAFELPHIFWLSTAIILLSSLTVHLALKQFKERNMQRYKQLITITAILGVVFAACQWIGFVQLKNSGLPLSGPVSASFIYVIVGVHMLHVLGGVVALLIMFGRAYRTRVRTYSAVPIEVAATYWHFVDILWIYLLIFLSIAR, encoded by the coding sequence ATGCATACAATGGGCATAGAACGAAAAAAAATACATCCGCACAAATATTCCCTATGGATTGCTATGGGTAGCATTACCATGATGTTCATCGGGTTTACCAGTGCATACATTGTAAAAAGATCTCAGGCAAACTGGCTGGCATTTGAACTGCCGCATATTTTCTGGTTATCTACCGCTATTATTTTATTGAGTAGCTTAACCGTTCACCTGGCTTTAAAACAGTTTAAAGAAAGGAATATGCAGCGCTATAAACAGTTAATAACCATTACGGCTATACTGGGAGTAGTTTTTGCAGCCTGTCAATGGATCGGCTTTGTGCAGTTGAAAAACAGCGGATTACCGTTGAGTGGACCGGTTTCGGCTTCCTTTATTTATGTAATCGTAGGTGTACATATGTTACACGTGTTGGGTGGTGTAGTAGCACTACTCATTATGTTTGGCAGGGCTTACAGAACCCGCGTACGTACCTACAGCGCAGTACCCATCGAAGTGGCCGCCACATACTGGCATTTCGTGGACATATTGTGGATTTACCTGTTAATTTTTTTAAGTATCGCCAGATAA
- a CDS encoding DUF2024 family protein: MEVAVFDTYVKKRAGGYMHFDIIVTKETSFEKVLFFGNAWLQSKWPGAPAVLPKDCRFCHLTAVIPRWEKQIQQLGYFIHELEGCH, translated from the coding sequence ATGGAAGTTGCCGTTTTTGACACTTATGTAAAGAAAAGAGCCGGAGGCTATATGCATTTTGATATCATTGTAACAAAAGAGACTTCTTTTGAAAAGGTGTTGTTTTTTGGTAACGCCTGGCTGCAGTCTAAATGGCCCGGAGCACCGGCAGTACTGCCGAAGGATTGTCGTTTTTGTCATCTTACAGCAGTCATTCCCCGCTGGGAAAAACAAATACAACAACTTGGATACTTTATTCATGAACTGGAAGGTTGTCATTAA
- a CDS encoding DNA alkylation repair protein produces MDYLRYIREAYTNAANPDQAVAMKQYMRNQFEHLGIATPVRRQLNKELKALHGLPPIEQMPALIKALWALPEREYHHAAIDFMQLSHKQWTDAHIHLFEYMITHQSWWDTVDGIVSCLAGPWLKRFASHQPGITDRWINSENIWLQRSALIFQHGYKQDTDEQLLYRYILQCAGSKEFFLQKAIGWSLREYGKVNPASVIRFVNSHDLAPLSRREALRRIT; encoded by the coding sequence ATGGATTACCTCCGGTACATCAGGGAAGCCTACACCAACGCGGCCAATCCTGACCAGGCTGTCGCCATGAAACAATACATGCGGAATCAGTTTGAGCATCTCGGCATTGCTACTCCCGTACGCCGTCAGCTGAATAAGGAACTAAAAGCCCTGCATGGCCTGCCGCCCATTGAACAGATGCCGGCACTCATCAAAGCATTGTGGGCACTTCCCGAAAGAGAATATCATCACGCAGCGATCGACTTCATGCAGCTATCGCATAAACAGTGGACGGACGCACATATTCATCTCTTTGAGTACATGATTACCCATCAGTCGTGGTGGGATACAGTAGACGGTATCGTTTCCTGTCTGGCCGGCCCGTGGCTCAAAAGATTTGCCAGCCACCAACCTGGCATTACCGACCGTTGGATCAACAGTGAAAATATCTGGCTACAGCGGTCGGCCCTCATTTTCCAGCATGGTTATAAGCAGGATACCGACGAACAGTTATTATATCGTTACATTCTGCAATGCGCCGGATCAAAGGAATTTTTCCTTCAGAAAGCGATCGGGTGGTCATTGCGGGAATATGGTAAAGTAAATCCGGCCAGTGTCATTCGTTTTGTCAACAGTCATGACCTGGCGCCACTCAGCAGGAGAGAGGCATTGCGGCGCATTACCTGA
- a CDS encoding protoglobin domain-containing protein — translation MSNPGPKTVLPDTSSAVIDALTLVKLKRMLLFTQEDEQYLVMAGNILADHTDDILHKWYEQILHNNYLAHYFTRNGEPDLEYLQRLRPRFQEWLHSLCTRTENQQWWQFEERIAAQLQLKNVPDNMEPLPLVYLRYLSTFIYPVAEAGRFFLQHHSGYAPHETERMHQAWFKAVSFSVLLWIYPEGKSLPF, via the coding sequence ATGAGTAACCCTGGGCCAAAAACTGTGTTACCGGATACTTCCTCTGCTGTCATTGATGCGCTTACGTTGGTAAAACTTAAACGCATGCTGCTTTTTACCCAGGAGGATGAGCAATACCTGGTTATGGCCGGTAATATATTGGCAGACCATACGGATGACATCCTGCATAAATGGTATGAGCAGATACTGCACAACAATTACCTGGCGCATTATTTCACCAGAAACGGAGAACCGGATCTGGAATATCTCCAGCGTTTAAGACCGCGTTTCCAGGAATGGCTGCACAGTCTTTGCACGAGAACAGAAAACCAGCAATGGTGGCAGTTTGAAGAAAGAATAGCGGCGCAGCTACAGTTAAAAAATGTGCCCGACAATATGGAGCCATTGCCATTGGTATACCTGCGTTATCTGTCTACTTTTATTTATCCGGTTGCCGAGGCCGGACGTTTTTTTCTGCAGCACCATAGCGGATATGCGCCGCATGAAACAGAACGGATGCATCAGGCATGGTTTAAAGCAGTCAGTTTCAGCGTATTGTTGTGGATCTACCCCGAGGGGAAATCTTTGCCATTTTAA
- a CDS encoding SCO family protein yields the protein MAILVPLAGYLIVDYYGKNVVPVPAYFIPERVDTITKNGQVTYDTVFHQIKDFEMTNQLGQKVSLKDMEGKVLLVDFFFTSCPSICPTLTKNLRKIQSAYVKNDSLLQILSFSVDPVRDSVDKLRKYAYDYQINPDNWWLLTGDKKEIYDLARHEFFVSVTEGDGGPDDFVHTEKLVLIDKNKNIRGYYDGLDSNAVVRCARDIATLHLAKDRHRPGFVQFLKKLFSGN from the coding sequence TTGGCAATACTGGTGCCGCTGGCTGGTTATCTGATTGTAGATTACTATGGTAAAAACGTAGTACCTGTACCCGCCTACTTCATTCCGGAAAGGGTAGACACCATTACGAAAAATGGCCAGGTAACCTACGATACGGTTTTCCATCAGATCAAAGACTTCGAAATGACCAACCAGCTTGGTCAGAAGGTAAGTCTGAAAGACATGGAAGGAAAAGTACTCCTCGTTGATTTCTTTTTCACCTCCTGTCCCAGTATCTGTCCTACGCTGACAAAAAACCTGCGGAAAATACAGAGTGCCTACGTAAAGAATGATTCTTTATTACAGATACTCTCCTTTTCAGTAGACCCGGTAAGGGATTCGGTAGATAAGTTGCGCAAATACGCATACGACTACCAGATAAATCCCGACAACTGGTGGTTGCTGACCGGCGATAAGAAAGAGATTTATGATCTGGCCAGACACGAATTTTTCGTTTCTGTAACAGAAGGAGATGGTGGACCGGATGATTTTGTACATACCGAAAAACTGGTACTGATCGATAAAAACAAGAACATCAGAGGTTATTATGATGGACTTGATTCCAATGCAGTGGTAAGATGCGCCAGAGATATCGCTACCCTGCACCTGGCGAAAGACAGACACCGGCCCGGATTTGTGCAGTTCCTGAAAAAACTGTTCTCCGGAAACTGA
- a CDS encoding cytochrome C oxidase subunit IV family protein, with the protein MEHTHTAAGHENAHADSSTKGIWKTFWILLGITVVEVGLAFLHLETGFPSRLVLNGIFIILTIFKAFFIVAEFMHLGHEIKNLIMTILMPLLLFVWFIIAFLYEGDSWKNMRNDLRPGTPIETPKATPKEAGHGH; encoded by the coding sequence ATGGAGCATACACATACTGCAGCAGGTCACGAAAATGCGCATGCTGATTCATCTACCAAAGGTATCTGGAAAACGTTCTGGATCCTCCTGGGTATCACAGTAGTGGAAGTTGGTTTGGCATTCTTACACCTGGAAACAGGTTTCCCGAGCAGACTGGTGCTGAATGGTATCTTTATCATCCTCACCATTTTCAAAGCCTTCTTTATCGTGGCGGAGTTTATGCACCTCGGGCATGAAATCAAGAACCTGATCATGACGATATTAATGCCGCTCCTCCTGTTCGTATGGTTTATCATCGCTTTCCTCTACGAAGGTGATTCCTGGAAAAACATGAGAAACGACCTGAGACCAGGTACGCCGATTGAAACACCTAAAGCCACTCCGAAAGAAGCTGGACACGGACACTAA
- a CDS encoding MarR family winged helix-turn-helix transcriptional regulator, with protein sequence MGKVSTFSPAQQAENTTSKVVAALERLSEAFRVLLWQEATRYGLSPIQIQVLTFLLHYPEEKRTVTSLASYFNMTKATISDAVKSLEQKNYLTRKPSATDTRSHTLHLVKEGKAIARKVEKFAQPLEETLATVSEKEQGGLLEQLMQLIYQLNQQEVINTQPMCFNCQFYTVKRGHYCNLIKTSLKPADLRVDCSQFELREEEA encoded by the coding sequence ATGGGGAAAGTTTCCACATTCAGCCCCGCGCAGCAGGCAGAAAACACAACAAGTAAAGTAGTGGCAGCGCTGGAACGCTTATCTGAAGCGTTTCGCGTATTATTATGGCAAGAAGCCACGAGGTATGGGTTAAGTCCCATCCAAATTCAGGTACTTACATTTTTACTACACTACCCGGAAGAAAAACGTACAGTCACCTCTTTGGCATCGTATTTCAACATGACCAAAGCGACGATCAGCGACGCGGTAAAATCGTTGGAACAAAAAAATTATCTGACCCGTAAACCAAGTGCTACAGACACCCGCAGTCACACCTTACATCTCGTAAAAGAGGGCAAGGCAATCGCGAGGAAGGTAGAGAAATTTGCTCAACCTTTAGAGGAAACATTAGCCACTGTATCTGAAAAAGAACAGGGCGGATTACTGGAGCAGCTGATGCAACTGATTTATCAGCTCAACCAACAGGAGGTAATTAACACACAGCCCATGTGTTTTAATTGTCAATTCTACACTGTTAAAAGAGGTCACTATTGCAACCTGATAAAAACGTCGCTCAAACCGGCAGATTTACGGGTGGATTGTTCTCAGTTTGAATTGAGAGAAGAAGAAGCATAA
- a CDS encoding cytochrome c oxidase subunit 3, translated as MDTAVTAKKKWWAGGYSPFNVSYGKLMMWYFLMSDAFTFGALLIAYGTIRFSSTSWPDPNEVFRSFPGMGHANLPLVFVSLMTFILIMSSVTMVLAVHAGHMRDKKAVVKWLTWTIVGGAAFLACQAWEWTHLFHEGAWWGRNPFLNVDGTQASTNFTNFFFTITGFHGLHVTSGVVLNIVILANVLKGTYEQRGHYEMVEKVGLYWHFVDLVWVFVFTCFYLL; from the coding sequence ATGGATACAGCAGTTACAGCGAAGAAAAAATGGTGGGCCGGAGGATATTCTCCCTTTAATGTGAGCTATGGCAAGTTGATGATGTGGTACTTTCTGATGTCAGATGCGTTCACTTTCGGCGCATTATTGATAGCATATGGTACCATCCGGTTTTCCAGCACATCCTGGCCTGATCCGAATGAAGTGTTCCGCTCTTTCCCTGGTATGGGACATGCCAACTTACCGCTGGTATTTGTGAGCTTAATGACCTTCATCCTCATCATGAGTTCTGTAACCATGGTACTGGCAGTACATGCCGGTCACATGAGAGATAAAAAGGCTGTGGTTAAATGGTTAACATGGACCATCGTTGGTGGTGCTGCGTTCCTCGCCTGTCAGGCATGGGAATGGACACACCTGTTCCATGAAGGCGCCTGGTGGGGTCGTAATCCATTCCTGAATGTGGATGGTACACAGGCTTCTACTAACTTCACCAACTTCTTCTTTACCATCACCGGTTTCCACGGTTTACACGTAACTTCCGGCGTGGTACTGAATATCGTGATCCTTGCCAACGTACTGAAAGGTACCTACGAGCAGAGAGGTCACTACGAAATGGTAGAAAAAGTAGGACTGTACTGGCACTTTGTAGACCTGGTATGGGTATTCGTATTCACCTGCTTCTACCTGCTTTGA